The Notamacropus eugenii isolate mMacEug1 chromosome 4, mMacEug1.pri_v2, whole genome shotgun sequence DNA window TACCACAccaattatttcatttcaataatttcattttacttttatatgGAGACTCTGTAAATTATAGTCAATCACAACAATCCAGCTACAATATTAATTGGATCAGACAATTTTATAGATTACAAGCAGGTATCAGCTAACTTACTGCATACCTATTGTGTATATGGGAGGAAGATTATTATGAGTGGATGCATTATAATGTAAAACCGGGGTAGAATTCCAGTAGCAACATTTTAAAAGCATACATATtgaaattattcttaaatttCTCAGAAGCTATTCCCTGGAATGaattcattgaaaaagaaaattgtaatttttttcaacatATAATTGCATATATTTCCAATGTATTTGTAGCttcagaaaacatttttgttttgtttcttccctcAGAAAGGATTGCCGTGcaccaggaagagaaaagaaaaaaaaagaaaaatagctactTTATTGAaagaaattctttctctctcctttggttGATTGGCTTCATGATGGGCAGAGGAGAGATTCCCAGGtgactgaagagaaaaaaaaaatgttatggtTTCCAGGTTGTAACATACTGAtacagaaaattttaataaaagaagacataaaaatgCATGATTTTTGTCATAATATATGGACAACAACAGATCTTCAGACAGCAGTCAACAGAGGCTAGAAAACCTGCAGTTATGCCAACTAAGAAGGACTTGTGAAAATCATTCAGAGCTGTTTGTTTCTCTGAAAGTGGGAGAAGAGAGATTTCATAGGATGAAAGCTATAAAATCAGGAAGGAAAGGAGCAGTAATTCCAAGTAGCAAGTTCACTATAGGAAATTCAGTACTTTACTTGAATtggtgaaaaaggaaaaaaaaaatcaaattagcatcATTAATGGAATAATGGCTTCAAAATTGTACTTTGGAacacttttattattttctttttttaaaagtatgtgctTTCAGCTAGTTATACAAATTCAAGTCTTGTGGCATAGAGGAAGTAATTAACTCTTTATATATGTTGTTGCAAGATTTAATGACTTTAAGGTTCCTTGAGTTTTAGTGGTACTATAACTGTGTCGGGCACACAGATAGAGAATATAAGTTCTCACTTCTCCGGACTTCACTTACTTTGGATGAGTTTTGCATCAGCTGAATCTCACAGCagaagatttaattttttttttatcaaggccTTAAATGTGCATTTTTGTAGTCAGATCAGTCAATGTAATGAGCAATATGCTTGACATGTATGCCTGAAGGAGAGAAACAGCCTAATGGATCATGGCGCTAATGTTTACAAGacatttcttatttctgttaCTGTTAGTGATGTTTGTTCATGCCAGTTTTGAAGAATCTATAAGCAATTATTCTGAATGGGCTGGTTTTGCAGATGATATTGATCAATATAAGACACAGCAAGTTCACGATTTCAATTACaaccaaaaactgaaaaaagggaGTTTCCATCCAAGTTTATATTTTGATGCTAGAGACATCCAAGCACTGAGGCAAAAGTCTCGCACAAGCCATTTGCATCTTTTTAGAGTTATCAGAAGTGCAGTTACAGTGATGCTGTCCAATCCAACTTACTACCTACCTCCACCCAAGCATGCTGATTTTGCTGCAAAGTGGAATGAAATTTATGGTAATAATCTCCCTCCCCTAGCATTCTATTGTTTGTTGTGCCCAGATGACAAAGCTGCCTTTGAATTTGTCTTAGAATACATGGATAGGATGGCTGGCTACAAAGACTGGCTAGTTGAGAATGCTCCAGGGGATGAGGTGCCACTTGGCCACTCCTTAACAGGTTTTGCCACTGCCTTTGACTTCCTATACAATGTAATTGATAATCACAGGAGACAAAAGTACCTGGACAAGATATGGGCTGTCACTGAGGAAATGTATGAATATTCTAAGGTTCGTGCATGGGGGAAAACAACTTCTCCACAACCATCAAGCCACAAATATGTTGGCACTACTCACTGGTGCCCTGGTGACTGGAGTGGATAAAGGATCTCAAGCAAATATATGGAAACAGGTGGTAGTGGATGTGATGGAAAAGACCATGTTTCTGCTTAACCACATTGTGGATGGCTCTTTGGATGAAGGTGTAGCCTATGGAAGTTATACTGCCAAGTCTGTCACACAGTATGTTTTCCTGGCCCAGCGTCACTTTAATATCAATAATCTTGAGAACAACTGGTTAAAAATgcacttttggttttattttgctaCACTCTTACCAGGTTTTCAGAGAACTGTGGGTATAGCAGATTCCAACTACAACTGGTTTTATGGGCCAGAGAGCCAGCTAGTATTCTTGGATAAGTTTGTGTTAAAGAATGGAGCTGGCAATTGGCTAGCTCAGCAAATTAGAAAGCACCGACCTAAAGATGGTCCAATGGTTCCTTCCACTGCCCAGCGGTGGAGTACTCTTCACACTGAATATATCTGGTATGATCCAGAGCTCACTCCACAACCTCCTGCTGACTATGGTACTGCTAAATTGCATGTATTCCCTAACTGGGGGGTAGTCACTTATGGAGCTGGCCTGCCAAACACACAAACCAACACTTTTGTGTCTTTTAAATCTGGGAAACTGGGTGGTCGAGCAGTCTATGACATAGTTCACTTTCAGCCATATTCCTGGATTGATGGCTGGCGAAGCTTCAACCCAGGTCATGAACACCCTGACCAAAACTCTTTTACTTTTGCTCCAAATGGGCAAGTATTTGTTTCTGAGGCCCTCTATGGGCCCAAATTAAGCCACCTCAATAATGTTCTTGTGTTTGCCCCATCACCCTCAAGCCAATGCAATCAGCCTTGGGAGGGCCAGCTTGGGGAATGTGCCCAGTGGCTCAGGTGGGCAAGTGAAGAAGTTGGTGATGCTTCTGGAGAAATTATAACAGCCTCCCAGCAAGGGGAAATGATGTTTGTGAGTGGGGAAGCTGTAACTGCTTATTCTTCTACtatgaaacttaaaagtgtgtatCGTGCTTTGCTTCTCTTAAATTCCCAAACCTTGCTCGTTGTGGATCACattgagaaggaagaggaatctCCAATTAATTCCGTCAGTGCCTTTTTTCATAATCTGGATATTGATTTTAAATATGTCCCATACAAGTTTATGAACCAGTATAATGGAGCCATGATGGATGTCTGGGATGCCCattataaaatgttttggtttGATGATCATGGCAATAGTCCCATAGCAACAATACAGGAAGCTGAACAAGCTGCTGAGTTCAAGAAACGCTGGACTCAGTATGTAAATGTGACATTTCAAATGGAAACCACCATAAGCAGAATTGCTTATGTGTTTCATGGACCCTATGTCAATGTTTCCAACTGTAGATTTATTGATAATTCTAAATCTGGACTTCAGATTTCACTAAATGTCAACAACAGTGACCATGTTGTTTCCATTGTAACAGATTACCGAAATCTCAAGATCCGGTTCAATTATCTGGGATTCGGTGGCTTTGCTAATGTAGCAGATCGAgaccaaattatccattttggttTAGGCACTGAAACTAGAGAAATGCCAATAAGGAATAGTAGTGTTgcttttccctttggttttaAAATTAATATGATAGTGGGGTTGATTCTGGGTGTGAGTTTGATGATTTTAGCCTTTCAGTGGAGATTTTACCTTTCATTTAGTAAACTAATGCGTTGGATCTTAATCATGGTTATAACACTGTGGTTCATTGAATTGCTGGATGTGTGGAGTACTTGTACACAGCCTATCTGTGCCAAATGGAGCAATGACATGATGAGCACAGAGGCCAAGACAAGCAAGAGAACCAAGCATTCTGAAGGACACCCCGTTGCTCTGCCAGATGTTGTCATTACCTCACTCCCTAGTTCAGGAGCTGAAATCCTAAAGCAGCTCTTTTTCAACAGCACTGACTTTCTGTACATTAGAGTCCCTACAACCTACCTTGATATccctgagactgaatttgaaataGATTCATTTGTAGATGCCTGTGAATGGAGGGTGTCAGATATCCAGGGTGGTCATTTCCGTTTGCTCAGAGGCTGGCTTCAATCTTTAGTCCAGGACACAAAACTTCATTTACAAAACATTCATCTGCATGAACCCAGTAGAAATAAACTCACTCAATACTCTACAgttaacaaagacaaaaaaagaaaattaaaaaggagaGAGTCTTTGCTGGAACAAAGAAGTAGAATAAAAGGCACTTTAGAAAGAGATGCTGAATACATTAGAGACCTAAGGAGACACCTTGTCTTTTACCCAAGTGCACGTCCTGTACTCAGTTTAAGCAGTGGAAGCTGGACATTAAAGCTTCatttctttcaagaagttatagGGCCTTCCATGAGGGCATTGTATATTGTAAGGGACCCTCGGGCATGGATCCACTCAATGCTGTACAATAGCAAACCAAGCCTTTATTCCTTAAAGAATGTACCTGAGCACTTAGCCATGCTCTTTAAGGTACAAAGACATAAAGACAGATGCAACTTGAATTCAGGCTATGCTTTTGAATATGAGTCATTGAGGAAAGAGTTATCAGATCCCAAATCAAGTCCAGTGTCCTTACTGGCTCATTTATGGCTAGCAAACACAGCAGCAGCACTGAGAATCAATAAGGATTTGCTGCCAATCAACTATCAGTTGGTCAGGTTTGAAGATATTGTGAATTTCCCACAGAAGACAACTGAaagaatttttgcctttcttggtattccTTTGTCTCCTGCTAGTTTAAACCAAATATTGTTTGCTACTTCCACAAACCTTTTTTATCTTCCTTATGAAGGGGAAATATCACCAACTAATATTAATATTTGGAAACAAAACATGCCTACTGGAGAAATTAAGCTGATTGAGGACATCTGCTGGACAATTATGGATCTTCTAGGATATCCAAAGTTTACGGACTGAATGCTGCAGGTCGGCAGTCATTTGCACTAATGATTTCCAACCCAACTTGTGGATAAGAATTAGAAGAGTTTGTTTATTCTTgtaaagtatgtatgtgtgtgtgtgtgtgtgtgtgtgtgtgtgtgtgtgtgtacagtctGTTACTTGCACagagagattattttaaaaacagacaCCATATTTGGCCTCAcaagatttattttttactttaaaacaACTTTTGCTGCCTTTGTGTCAGAAACTTGACcagctaaatatttttttttatttgttttgttttgaaggggtgattgggtgggggtggggagatgtaagggaagagaaaaatgggaGATTCAAAAAGATTTCTTCAGTTCTAATACAGATCCTCTATCCCTGGATCTCAGAAATTCCTAGAATCCTTGGTGTTGCTGCTTTACCCAAACTTTACTTACTTTCAAGAtgggctagaaaaaaaaatcctcacctTCTTTCAAAGGGCCCTCTGATGTGTTTGTCATACACAATAGAGCATATTCTCCTCTTACTGCTTCTAAGATTTAACGAGTGGGGAGGTAGTGAAAGCTTCAATTAGATATGACTGGATGCCATTGTCAAGTTTTACAGTCGTATAAACtaatgtgctttagaaagatgGGAAAGTAGTCACAAGAAATGTCCCCTTAGACTTTGTCTCAGAAGTAATAGGAATTGTTAGCTTTTGAACAATAGATATGATGGCTATGACCTTCTGATTGTTACATTTTAGAATTACTATTGAGTCAAAATGCCCTTGTTATTTTCTTTGCCTCCTGAAAATCACAAATATTCTTTGTTACATCTTATCATTCCTgctttctctgatatcatgggtCCAAATGAGTAGCACTATCTATTTGAACTACTATCCTTGTCTCTTTCAATGCTCACTTTTGCACGAGTCCaatttagatttagaatcagTTTTTTTGTGGGTTAATATAACACTTGAGTAATTGATTTCATccataataattattttatttttttccctttaaatacaCAGTGATATTTTGTCAGTGTGTCTTTCTAATGGTAACATCATTTTAAAACTGCCTAACTTATCTTGCTCAGCATTCTTTTGAACATGTGTACATACTGTAAATGTCTGCAGATGTGCAAATCAAATTGGAGATGATGTCAGAGACATCTGTTTCCTTTGCCATCTGCATTTTATTACAAATGTAGTCATCATGAAAtatgcttcattttatttttgtaggatttgaagtcagaatgTTGTGCTATTATAATATGCTGGTGGAGTAATTACAGTGTACTGGATGAAAACCATTAGGTAATGTCAAGACGATGAGAATTTCTGTACAGATTGCAACCCTTTCCTGATGTTTAAATCTGTGGTTTTCCCCAAGCCTTGCAACACTTGTGACCCAGATAAAAgtgactttttctcagtcttttgttATTATGTCAAAATGTGCCTCCAGCGTGATAAAGCTGTTGATATTGTTGCATTCCAGCTCAACTTAACTTGagtgttgtttttctttgattataGAAAGGTTGAACAGAAGGTGGTTCTCCACTTCCTTTCTGAAAATTTGCCCAACAAAATGTCAAACTAAGTAAAAATTATACCATTTTTTTAATGAGGTTTAGCAGTCATTGGACTGGGCTTGAAACAGTTTATGCCAAAAGAAGATTTTATCCAACTCAGTATTATGATTAGGCATGCCCTTTTGATTTTCTTATGGGTAGGGTAAAAATCAGTgtcaaataaagtaaaatatgtgAATAAAGTCTTTGTTCAGTCTTCTGGAGACCTGAACTCTAACTAGTTGTTTGATACTGACCAAGTAACTCAACCTTTCCATGCCTAATTCCTTACCTGTGGAAGGTGAGCTTTGCATTAAATGacttctaatgtctcttccaggtATAATATTTAGTGATTCAATAATCATAGACTTTTCTACCACCTGAAAACAATTGATTTTGTTTCTTGCCTCTCTGTACTCTTAAATAACTGTGGAACATAATCCCATGCTGAAGATAgaggtttatatatatatatatatatatatgtatatatttagttaAAATATTGTcttcaaaatggaaaaaacaaaacaaaacaaaacaaaaaaacaatgtcccagggactgtgctaagtgacCTGCAGATATTACTTCTTTTGATCAACAAATCCagtaaggtaggtgctactattatccccattatacagttcaggaagctgaggcaatcagaaattaagtgatatgTCCAGCTAGGGTCACACACTGGTTgttttctgaagccagatttgaattccttCTTCCCTATTCTAGGACCTGCTCTTTATCCACTGAAAAAGCTAGCTGCCATCAGTTTTGTTTGCAGTGACTTTCAGGTATGTTTTgaatattgtttgttttttgactGTTATCTCTGGAACTTCTCAGTCATTTCTTCTTGCTCATAGCCAATCATAAGGtagtagatttagaactgaacaGAACCTTATAGATCACTGAGTCTACACTCTTCACTCTACAAATAAGGGCACTGAGTCATAGGGaggtttaaatgacttccccaggtcaCACAATTGCTACctctcagaggcaggatttgaactcagagcctctggctccaaatctaaaGTCTTTTCCTGCACCACTCAAGGAAAAATGTATCCTTATTGAAAAAGAATGGCAGTCCTTAGGGGTTGTAAAGTATGAATTTATTGACTAACATAGGCTGAGAGTAAGCAGGTTAGACAAAAACAAGAAACTTGCACATTAGTCACCTCAGATCGTAAACCCAAATGCCTGCCTCCCAATATTGAGTAATTTTCCTAGCCCTTATACTAGCCCCGACCTTGTCTCAGATTCAAGCTGATGTTagtgttttcctttccttccacacCAGATGGCCCTTGCCCTGACTGCCACGAGATGAAAAATCACACAATGATCAAAGAAGGAGGTTtatagaaaagggaggagatgcaGTTTTCACCAAGACCTCTTCATATCCTCTACTAAAACTAAAATTCTGTTCCTTGAAGTCGTATATTTTAAGGTAGGAGAAATCTATGAAggtctagtccaattccctcatttttacaaatgacaaaactgagatccaaagaggttAATTATTCAAAGtcacccagagagagagagaggaatccaGAGTACTGCTTCCAAAGTCTTTTCTGCGTTACCACATACCTCTTAACAAAAACTGTCATAAGAGAACAAAGAATCACTTGAAAAGCCTAAGGGTATTTATCCTATGGAAAAGAAGACTCAGGGCAATATAGTCTGTTTCAAGCATTTAATGGGCTGTTCTGGGAAGCAGAGATTAggcttttggtttttttgttttttttttgtttttttttttttctgtttgtccctggatgacagaaccaggagaaacagATAACGACTATGAAGAGATATAattttaggtttgatgtcaggggAGAAAAAACATCCGAAAGAGTAGatctaaaagtgaaatgagcaaccACTTTGAGAAATGGTGAGTTTGCCATCTACACAGTGTTTCAAGCAGGAGCTGGATGACCAATTTTTGCTATTGAGTATTCCTTTGGGGTATTTGGTGGATCAGAAAGCTactgaggtctcttctgactctcatattctgtgattcttgtGAACACagcatcttttcattttctacttttatATAGAGTTTTACACTTCGTAGCTTGCTTTTTTCACACTAATCCTATAAGTAGTGTAAAATGCATTATCAGGGTattaaagaaattgaagctgTGGGTCTGGGAGatttaagttatttgcccagagtcactcagttaaacggttaaaaaaaaaaaaaaagattcagaagcAGTTGTTTTTTTTACTCAAATGCTATGCCCTTTGTAGTACAACacaataattctttaaaaacctaacaaaattagaaatatcCTAAAAAATTCACAGAGGAAAACTACCTATGTCAAAAGGATATATAGAAAGAAGCTATGTTTTTCCCAGGGAACTGGAATTTAAGGTATGTTGGTCGGGGGCATAGAAGTCTAGAACCAACTAATTTAATTTTGAGCTCTCTGGGATCTCAAGCACCTACCTACAAGGGGATATAGACAGACaaacagtgtgtatgtgtgtgtgtgtgtgtgtgtgtgtgtgtgtgtgtaggtatgtatatgcatgtatgcatatatatagtgtgtgtgtatacacacattgtgtttatatgtgtatatatgtatacatgtgtatatatacatataaacatacatatctatatacaaacgtgtgtatgtatgcatatatatgtgtatgtgtgtgtgtatcacaaaACATAAAAGAGCAGCAGAAGAGGATAAAATGCCTTAATGAAGTGAATTTCTAAAGTGTCAGATTCTCTTTTGTACCTACAATTTCTGAATCCTTTTAAGTATTTTGTAAGATGGGACAGTAGATAATGATAGGGAAAAGAGAGGCAGATTTTATTCtactttcagagagagagagagagagagagagaacaacttTGCACTAAATGACCTTTAGGTGTCTTCTA harbors:
- the DSEL gene encoding LOW QUALITY PROTEIN: dermatan-sulfate epimerase-like protein (The sequence of the model RefSeq protein was modified relative to this genomic sequence to represent the inferred CDS: deleted 1 base in 1 codon) encodes the protein MALMFTRHFLFLLLLVMFVHASFEESISNYSEWAGFADDIDQYKTQQVHDFNYNQKLKKGSFHPSLYFDARDIQALRQKSRTSHLHLFRVIRSAVTVMLSNPTYYLPPPKHADFAAKWNEIYGNNLPPLAFYCLLCPDDKAAFEFVLEYMDRMAGYKDWLVENAPGDEVPLGHSLTGFATAFDFLYNVIDNHRRQKYLDKIWAVTEEMYEYSKVRAWGKQLLHNHQATNMLALLTGALVTGVDKGSQANIWKQVVVDVMEKTMFLLNHIVDGSLDEGVAYGSYTAKSVTQYVFLAQRHFNINNLENNWLKMHFWFYFATLLPGFQRTVGIADSNYNWFYGPESQLVFLDKFVLKNGAGNWLAQQIRKHRPKDGPMVPSTAQRWSTLHTEYIWYDPELTPQPPADYGTAKLHVFPNWGVVTYGAGLPNTQTNTFVSFKSGKLGGRAVYDIVHFQPYSWIDGWRSFNPGHEHPDQNSFTFAPNGQVFVSEALYGPKLSHLNNVLVFAPSPSSQCNQPWEGQLGECAQWLRWASEEVGDASGEIITASQQGEMMFVSGEAVTAYSSTMKLKSVYRALLLLNSQTLLVVDHIEKEEESPINSVSAFFHNLDIDFKYVPYKFMNQYNGAMMDVWDAHYKMFWFDDHGNSPIATIQEAEQAAEFKKRWTQYVNVTFQMETTISRIAYVFHGPYVNVSNCRFIDNSKSGLQISLNVNNSDHVVSIVTDYRNLKIRFNYLGFGGFANVADRDQIIHFGLGTETREMPIRNSSVAFPFGFKINMIVGLILGVSLMILAFQWRFYLSFSKLMRWILIMVITLWFIELLDVWSTCTQPICAKWSNDMMSTEAKTSKRTKHSEGHPVALPDVVITSLPSSGAEILKQLFFNSTDFLYIRVPTTYLDIPETEFEIDSFVDACEWRVSDIQGGHFRLLRGWLQSLVQDTKLHLQNIHLHEPSRNKLTQYSTVNKDKKRKLKRRESLLEQRSRIKGTLERDAEYIRDLRRHLVFYPSARPVLSLSSGSWTLKLHFFQEVIGPSMRALYIVRDPRAWIHSMLYNSKPSLYSLKNVPEHLAMLFKVQRHKDRCNLNSGYAFEYESLRKELSDPKSSPVSLLAHLWLANTAAALRINKDLLPINYQLVRFEDIVNFPQKTTERIFAFLGIPLSPASLNQILFATSTNLFYLPYEGEISPTNINIWKQNMPTGEIKLIEDICWTIMDLLGYPKFTD